Proteins co-encoded in one Symmachiella macrocystis genomic window:
- a CDS encoding ATP-binding protein, translating to MKTKTIEVGIESDAIEKIAKVSADQAIEELIWNAIDAEASTIQIEFDRNEIDGITKITVTDDGHGISPDDAETIFGSIGGSMKRLRRRSPKLERPYHGKEGQGRYKAFSLGRKVEWISRPLANGSVTEFSIVLNSAKLKSASIRPPTSHSGTTGCVVVIEDLHDAAIGLDNESRLSSLSHRLAPYLMGHPEIRIIYDGEELDVERSVSRNELIKVSDKGTDEEQPLNFDLRVLEWNKTRKGSLFWCDEHGVSLNETKLDLKGVRFSFSAYVLSDSVRSLHDDGGLALGDLSQQVRRIKELARAKVRDYFRQRQAEEAQHVAERIRKEGIYPYSHVPKNPVQKAEQHVFDICAATLHEFLPQFDSVDKGSRKFTYRLLRETLESNPSNLGHILQEVLKLTEEQQDDLLHLLGKTSLGAIIGSAKTVSDRLAFINGLEQILHEKTIRKHLKERTQLHRILVEELWLFGDEYTLGGDDVSLKTVLGEHRKVLGLSPLDAQTKKTIKDLDDVPDLLLWRQYLRKSDDRFEHLVIELKRPTVNVSQTEIGQVKRYASKVVENKYFDKERTRWKFVVLSDGIAADAKADVNQRNREVGHVTSADEYDIWALTWSQVIHAAKVRLDWIQSRLELKVSDNSEGMQYLRDKFSHLLPDEAKPTATTTSDSDVE from the coding sequence ATGAAAACCAAGACGATCGAAGTTGGAATTGAATCCGATGCTATTGAGAAGATTGCAAAGGTCTCAGCAGATCAAGCAATCGAAGAACTGATTTGGAATGCGATCGATGCTGAAGCTTCAACGATTCAGATCGAGTTTGACCGGAATGAAATCGACGGCATAACGAAAATCACTGTCACAGATGATGGGCATGGAATTTCGCCTGACGATGCTGAAACGATTTTTGGCAGCATTGGTGGATCGATGAAGCGGCTAAGGCGACGAAGCCCAAAGCTCGAAAGGCCGTATCACGGAAAAGAAGGGCAAGGCAGATACAAGGCATTTTCACTCGGCAGAAAAGTCGAATGGATCAGCCGCCCTCTTGCGAACGGTAGCGTGACTGAGTTTTCCATCGTGCTAAACAGTGCGAAGTTGAAGTCAGCTTCAATCAGACCACCGACATCGCATAGCGGTACGACGGGTTGTGTAGTGGTCATCGAAGATCTCCACGATGCCGCCATTGGTTTAGATAACGAGAGTCGTCTCTCAAGTCTCTCACACCGTCTTGCTCCTTACCTGATGGGGCACCCAGAAATCCGTATCATCTATGACGGCGAGGAACTTGATGTCGAACGTTCTGTGAGTCGCAACGAGCTAATTAAGGTGAGCGACAAGGGCACAGATGAAGAGCAGCCACTGAATTTTGACCTTCGAGTTTTGGAATGGAACAAAACTCGAAAGGGCTCGCTGTTTTGGTGTGACGAACATGGCGTTTCACTAAATGAAACCAAGCTGGATTTGAAGGGAGTTCGTTTTTCGTTCAGCGCTTACGTCCTCTCCGATTCCGTACGATCATTGCACGACGATGGCGGTCTTGCACTTGGCGATTTGAGTCAGCAGGTTCGGAGAATCAAGGAACTCGCCAGAGCGAAGGTTCGTGATTACTTCCGACAGCGACAAGCTGAAGAAGCTCAGCATGTTGCTGAACGCATTCGTAAGGAAGGCATCTACCCATATTCTCATGTGCCAAAGAACCCGGTCCAAAAAGCAGAACAACATGTGTTCGACATCTGTGCTGCGACACTTCACGAGTTCCTGCCACAGTTTGACAGTGTTGATAAAGGGTCTCGAAAATTTACTTATCGTCTGCTGCGAGAGACGCTCGAAAGTAATCCATCCAACCTTGGTCACATTCTGCAAGAAGTCTTGAAGCTCACAGAAGAGCAACAGGATGATCTTTTGCATTTGCTGGGAAAGACAAGTCTTGGAGCAATCATTGGATCGGCCAAGACAGTTTCTGATCGACTGGCATTTATCAACGGTCTGGAGCAGATCCTTCACGAAAAGACCATCCGCAAACATCTCAAGGAGCGGACACAGTTGCATCGAATACTCGTGGAGGAACTGTGGCTTTTCGGTGACGAGTACACGCTCGGAGGTGACGATGTAAGCCTCAAGACCGTTCTTGGAGAACATCGAAAAGTTCTTGGCCTATCACCACTTGATGCTCAAACGAAGAAGACGATTAAGGATCTTGATGATGTCCCAGACCTTCTACTGTGGCGGCAATATCTCAGAAAAAGCGATGATCGTTTTGAGCACTTGGTCATTGAACTCAAACGACCGACCGTGAACGTGTCACAAACTGAAATAGGGCAAGTGAAACGCTACGCAAGCAAGGTCGTTGAGAACAAGTATTTTGACAAAGAGAGAACTCGATGGAAATTCGTAGTTCTTAGCGACGGCATCGCCGCTGATGCGAAGGCGGATGTGAACCAACGCAACCGAGAAGTGGGCCATGTTACCAGCGCCGACGAATACGACATTTGGGCATTAACGTGGTCTCAGGTAATCCATGCCGCAAAAGTCCGTCTTGACTGGATTCAGAGTCGGCTTGAACTGAAGGTGTCAGACAACTCCGAGGGGATGCAGTATCTGCGTGATAAATTTAGCCACCTTCTACCTGACGAAGCCAAACCTACTGCAACCACGACCTCAGACTCGGATGTCGAATGA
- a CDS encoding phospholipase D family protein, with translation MKFLSSPSEVESVLAKQISTCKSLRWAVAWASCNTKLFTKLVESKDKIDQLIIGIHFYQTDPDFIEQFLDHPNVKFVMNPDGVFHPKMYLFEHDGGNWFCVTGSSNFTKGGLSSNSEVAVAFDKNDDVENSNYLSIDSTLNDYFAMDSARTLTKQDLSGYRAMWKRQQRRLESLSGTYTATTKKKKPKTSPLDVAIFVMDWPTYYGTVKDDKGVHTTEGRLRVLETANGFFSSHDHFSDMNDDSRRGIAGIYETEQIDWLWFGSMKGHGYFKQAINNNVPQISEALDEIPLTGKVTEEHFDQYLTKIGHAFDNVGVGTATRLLAMKRPDCFVCLDSKNRDKLCEEFKISKNVGLDDYWGLIVARLMDSNWWNAPEPHDPHQKRIWHGRAAFLDVMFYDPK, from the coding sequence ATGAAATTTCTTTCTAGCCCATCAGAGGTCGAATCGGTTCTGGCAAAACAGATATCAACATGCAAATCACTTCGATGGGCCGTGGCATGGGCTTCATGCAACACAAAGTTGTTCACGAAACTGGTTGAGTCAAAGGACAAGATTGACCAGTTGATCATCGGCATTCATTTCTATCAAACCGATCCCGATTTTATCGAACAGTTTCTCGATCATCCGAACGTCAAATTTGTGATGAATCCTGATGGCGTGTTCCATCCGAAGATGTACTTGTTCGAGCACGATGGTGGAAATTGGTTTTGTGTGACGGGAAGTTCCAATTTCACCAAAGGCGGTCTTTCGTCAAATTCGGAAGTCGCAGTTGCATTCGACAAAAATGATGATGTCGAAAACAGCAACTACCTTTCCATCGATTCAACGTTGAACGATTACTTTGCGATGGATTCTGCTCGAACACTCACGAAGCAGGATTTGAGTGGGTATCGAGCAATGTGGAAGCGACAGCAACGTCGGCTCGAATCCTTATCTGGCACATACACAGCGACGACAAAGAAGAAAAAGCCAAAGACATCACCATTGGATGTGGCGATCTTCGTGATGGACTGGCCCACGTATTACGGGACCGTCAAAGACGACAAAGGAGTCCACACTACCGAAGGCAGGCTTCGTGTGCTGGAAACCGCAAACGGCTTTTTCTCAAGTCATGATCATTTTTCTGACATGAATGATGATTCACGACGTGGAATCGCAGGGATCTACGAAACCGAGCAAATCGACTGGCTCTGGTTCGGGAGCATGAAGGGCCACGGATATTTCAAGCAGGCTATCAATAATAATGTTCCCCAGATCTCTGAAGCTCTGGACGAAATACCGCTGACAGGCAAAGTGACCGAGGAACATTTCGACCAGTACCTCACCAAAATAGGACATGCTTTTGACAATGTTGGTGTTGGCACGGCCACACGCCTACTGGCGATGAAGCGGCCTGATTGTTTCGTGTGCCTCGACAGCAAAAATCGAGACAAGCTGTGCGAAGAATTCAAGATTTCCAAGAATGTCGGACTGGATGATTACTGGGGCCTCATCGTCGCACGCCTCATGGACTCAAACTGGTGGAATGCACCAGAACCCCACGACCCGCACCAGAAGCGAATCTGGCATGGACGTGCGGCCTTCTTGGACGTGATGTTCTACGATCCCAAGTGA